The proteins below are encoded in one region of Oncorhynchus gorbuscha isolate QuinsamMale2020 ecotype Even-year linkage group LG01, OgorEven_v1.0, whole genome shotgun sequence:
- the LOC124019185 gene encoding uncharacterized protein C21orf62-like, whose product MFLNRASSWRRPRALLLWTLWVLLLPSTVTLTTSPGNSTLLFDSTDNSNSLRNCSCSTHIQDCDEALANLLCSCHTVLRSKLTPGGLREQGGLTVWLREPWVLTELLNGSVVLDLRLSFCGTGTLAIHNQYLALFGLRRLRVYSAAQDAPHLEQVLTISSRSRDMEGMGYLSSTDPASPSSVLHVSILDVSVLNGLSSLKAYSVSATPMSTLFQYFPHLPLHPSTTLDQPPEPQQDCLLTFIY is encoded by the coding sequence ATGTTTCTAAACAGGGCTTCCTCTTGGCGCCGTCCCCGTGCCCTGTTGCTGTGGACTCTGTGGGTTCTACTCCTCCCCTCAACTGTCACCCTGACCACAAGCCCCGGCAACAGCACCCTGCTCTTTGACAGCACCGACAACAGCAACAGCCTGCGGAACTGCAGCTGCTCCACCCACATCCAGGACTGTGACGAGGCGCTGGCCAACCTGCTGTGCAGCTGCCATACTGTGCTGCGCTCCAAGCTGACCCCCGGTGGCCTGAGGGAGCAGGGAGGACTGACTGTGTGGCTCAGAGAGCCCTGGGTTCTCACAGAGCTGCTGAACGGCAGCGTGGTGCTCGATCTCCGCCTGTCGTTCTGTGGCACTGGCACCCTGGCCATCCACAACCAGTACCTGGCCCTGTTTGGCCTCCGTAGGCTGAGGGTCTATAGTGCTGCCCAGGACGCTCCACACCTGGAGCAGGTCCTCACCATCTCCTCTAGGAGTAGGGATATGGAGGGGATGGGGTACCTCTCCTCCACTGACCCCGCCTCCCCCTCCTCCGTTCTCCATGTATCCATCCTGGATGTGTCAGTGCTAAATGGGTTGTCGTCCCTGAAGGCCTACAGTGTGAGTGCCACTCCCATGTCCACCCTCTTCCAATACTTCCCCCACCTGCCCCTACACCCCTCCACCACCCTGGATCAGCCCCCAGAGCCCCAACAGGACTGCCTCCTCACCTTCATATACTAG